A genomic window from Elaeis guineensis isolate ETL-2024a chromosome 3, EG11, whole genome shotgun sequence includes:
- the LOC105041186 gene encoding multicopper oxidase LPR1 homolog 1 codes for MRSTSLLSIFYLIIGLAVGTRPPPPLTEQILQKIAGSLQMYIEPLPQMPKLYGYSIVKRWPKSVTLTIGMFEKKWKFHRDLPPTTVFAFGTCPDTATFPGPTIEALQGVPLHVTWQNHLPHSHILPWDPTIPVAKPKHGGVPAVVHLHGGVDEPQSDGSALAWFTAGYRDTGPKWTQPTYTYPNVQHPGNLWYHDHTLGLTRANILAGLIGAYVVRNPHVEVPFGLPSGDAFDRHLILADRSFAADGSLYMNNTGDNPSIHPQWQPEYFGEAITVNGKAWPFLAVQRRKYRFRIINASNARYFKLALSNGLMFYIVGSDSSYLPKPVASPTIVVSPAETFDVVIDFSKSTTSTVELTNSASYPYPNGTAAGQLNGKVMRFVISADPPTDDSRIPSSLVNYPAANEWEATVRRYITMYEYQSSTGKPTHLYINGKRFEDPVTETPRPGSTEVWEVINLTGDNHPLHLHLATSQAVRVTELVDLTTFGNCMTANNDAVKCNVTGHAVGKKLPVPEYEKTWKNVVKIEPGYVTTVVVKFRLIDTNASYPFDATAEPGYVYHCHILDHEDNAMIRPMMLVS; via the exons ATGAGGTCTACGTCGTTGTTGAGTATTTTTTATCTAATCATCGGTCTAGCAGTCGGGACCAGACCACCACCTCCACTAACTGAGCAAATCCTTCAAAAAATCGCCGGCTCTCTTCAAATGTACATCGAACCTCTCCCGCAGATGCCTAAGCTCTATGGCTATTCAATCGTAAAAAGATGGCCGAAGTCCGTTACACTTACCATCGGCATGTTCGAAAAGAAATGG AAATTCCACCGGGACTTGCCGCCGACGACCGTTTTTGCTTTCGGCACCTGCCCGGACACCGCCACCTTCCCCGGCCCCACCATCGAGGCCCTCCAGGGGGTCCCACTGCATGTGACGTGGCAGAACCACCTTCCTCATAGCCACATCCTCCCATGGGACCCCACAATCCCGGTAGCCAAACCGAAGCACGGCGGCGTCCCCGCCGTCGTCCACCTCCACGGCGGCGTCGACGAGCCCCAGTCCGACGGCAGCGCCCTCGCCTGGTTCACCGCCGGCTATCGCGATACCGGCCCAAAATGGACCCAGCCCACCTATACCTATCCCAACGTCCAGCACCCGGGCAACCTCTGGTACCACGACCACACCCTCGGCCTCACCCGCGCCAACATCCTCGCCGGCCTCATAGGCGCCTACGTCGTCCGGAACCCCCACGTCGAGGTCCCCTTCGGCCTCCCCAGCGGCGACGCCTTCGACCGCCACCTCATCCTCGCCGACCGGAGCTTCGCCGCCGACGGCTCCCTCTATATGAACAACACCGGTGACAACCCCTCCATCCACCCCCAGTGGCAGCCCGAGTACTTCGGCGAGGCCATCACCGTCAACGGCAAGGCCTGGCCGTTCCTTGCCGTCCAGCGCCGCAAGTACCGCTTTCGTATCATCAACGCCAGCAATGCGCGTTACTTCAAGCTTGCACTGTCCAACGGGCTAATGTTTTACATCGTCGGCTCTGACTCGTCCTACCTGCCGAAGCCCGTTGCCAGTCCGACGATCGTCGTTTCGCCGGCCGAGACCTTCGATGTGGTGATCGATTTCTCGAAATCAACCACCTCAACTGTGGAGCTAACCAACAGTGCATCATACCCGTACCCCAATGGTACTGCTGCCGGCCAACTAAACGGCAAGGTAATGAGGTTCGTCATATCGGCTGATCCCCCGACCGACGATTCGAGGATCCCGTCAAGCCTAGTGAATTATCCGGCGGCCAACGAGTGGGAGGCGACGGTGAGGAGATACATTACAATGTATGAATACCAGAGCTCGACCGGGAAGCCGACGCACCTTTATATCAACGGGAAGAGATTCGAGGACCCGGTGACGGAGACGCCGAGGCCGGGGAGCACGGAGGTGTGGGAGGTGATCAACCTAACGGGGGATAACCATCCATTGCATCTCCACCTAGCGACGTCCCAGGCCGTGAGGGTGACGGAGCTGGTGGATTTGACGACGTTCGGCAATTGTATGACGGCAAACAATGACGCCGTTAAGTGTAACGTCACGGGCCATGCGGTGGGGAAGAAGCTGCCAGTGCCGGAATACGAGAAGACGTGGAAGAATGTGGTGAAGATTGAACCTGGCTACGTGACGACGGTGGTGGTGAAGTTTAGGCTTATTGATACGAATGCGTCGTATCCATTTGACGCAACGGCGGAGCCCGGTTACGTCTACCATTGCCAT ATTCTAGACCACGAAGACAATGCAATGATTCGGCCCATGATGCTCGTTTCTTGA